The following coding sequences are from one Paenibacillus stellifer window:
- a CDS encoding GNAT family N-acetyltransferase, which produces MIRKLSAEDREEVLAMLGKEPARNLFFISDVENFGFDQHFQELWGDFGAEGTLTAVLLRYESGYLPYAQGPFDAAGFAEIMLRDPHMEMLSGSSEFVELFFPFLEFRKRKQMFFAELKEVNRESAAAPGDAVIRRAELEDVEAVCSLTDIIEEFEVNPERSRSSLRRALETGTGRTYLVEREGKVIATASTTAENSMSAMVISVATHPDYRGQGLASGVVSALCSELNTEGKSLCLFYDNPKAASIYKRIGFRDIGDWTMNYR; this is translated from the coding sequence ATGATACGTAAGCTTTCGGCGGAAGATCGTGAAGAAGTGCTGGCCATGCTGGGAAAGGAGCCGGCACGCAATCTGTTTTTCATTTCGGATGTGGAGAACTTCGGATTCGATCAGCATTTTCAGGAGCTGTGGGGCGACTTTGGCGCCGAAGGGACGCTGACTGCAGTGCTACTGCGCTATGAAAGTGGATATTTACCGTACGCGCAGGGTCCATTTGACGCGGCGGGATTTGCTGAGATTATGCTGCGTGATCCCCATATGGAGATGCTGTCCGGAAGCTCGGAATTTGTGGAACTGTTCTTTCCCTTCCTTGAGTTTCGCAAGCGGAAGCAGATGTTCTTTGCGGAGCTTAAAGAGGTTAACCGGGAGTCTGCGGCTGCTCCGGGAGACGCAGTCATCCGGCGGGCGGAATTGGAGGACGTCGAGGCCGTATGCTCGCTGACCGACATCATTGAGGAGTTCGAGGTCAATCCCGAGAGATCAAGATCCAGCTTAAGACGGGCGCTCGAGACTGGAACGGGACGAACTTACCTCGTGGAACGAGAGGGAAAAGTGATCGCGACAGCCTCAACTACTGCTGAGAACTCGATGTCGGCAATGGTAATAAGCGTCGCTACCCATCCGGATTACCGGGGGCAGGGGCTTGCTTCTGGTGTGGTGAGCGCCTTGTGTAGCGAGCTTAACACAGAAGGCAAATCCTTGTGCCTCTTCTACGACAATCCGAAGGCTGCCTCTATCTACAAACGGATCGGCTTCCGTGATATTGGTGACTGGACCATGAACTACCGTTAA